A stretch of DNA from Telopea speciosissima isolate NSW1024214 ecotype Mountain lineage chromosome 5, Tspe_v1, whole genome shotgun sequence:
TCATTTTCTGGTGTTTGACCTGAAGATTGATTTCTTCTGGGGTGCTAGCTAGATATTATTCTAGAAATCTATATGGGATCGGACGATTCATATTGGTATCAATAGAGGCTTTAGTCTCTTGAGGTTGACCTGAAGATTGATTCCTTCCAGAAAATTTTGTATTCCCTCCAATTCTCAAGCGCTTACTTCTGATGAGGAGTAACCACGTGTACCTATATATATTCTACTAGGTTCTAGAATCAGTTATGAGAAATGTAATTGTCTATATATTACTGAGAGATGAATAAAGAAGATACACTTTTatttctaacatggtatcagctAAGCTTTTCTCACTCTGACAAGTTCTTTTCTCGATCTTgctgtcctttctttttttttgctttcttgaTTTCGTCTTCTTTTTCTGGTTCGTCTCTCATGGCGTCTCCTTCGCTTACTACGAATCCCTGTTCTCCTCTGGTCACTCTTAATGTCTCGCCCTATCTGCCTCTCAAGCTTTCTGCATCTAATTTCCCTTTATGGCGAGCTCAGTTCATTCCTCTACTGAGGGGATACGATCTTCTTGGTTTTGTCGACGGTAGTTGCTCTCATCCATCACCGGTGCCTGATTCGCCTAATTCTGATGTGGCTTCCCTTGCCTTGCTATGGGATCGTCAAGATTAACTCATATTGAGTTGGATCATCTCTTCACTGACGGAAACCACCTTATCGCAGGTGGTCGCCTCTCCCACCGCAAAGCATGCCTGGGACACTCTAGCTCGAATCTAAGCGCCTTCTTCTCGTACACGCATTTTGGATCTTAAAGATTGCCTTTCTCACCTACAGAAGGGGTCTGACACTGTTGCAGCTTATCTCCTGAAGCTTCGATCCATATCTGATGCTCTGGCTGCCATCGATCAACCGTTTAGCGATGAGGATCTTGTGCTGACCACACTTCGTGGCTTAGGTTCTGAATACCGTGATTTTGCCACGTCTATTCAACTGCGTGCAGAACCAGTCTGCTTTATTGATCTTACGAATCTGCTACTCAGCCACGAGAGATTCCTTCAATCCATTTTTGATGAGGTTGCCTCTTCAGTTGCGACGGCGAATATGGCCTCTGATTCTGTGAGAAATGCTATGTTCCAGAGCAACAAGTGATATGTGAACTCAAGATTCAACCGCAATCATGGTAACCAGCATTCGTTTCCACGCTACAACAATCGCTCTACCGATCGTGATTAGTATTCCTCCGACACTGGTGGTCAACGTGCTTAAGAACAAATGTCCTCCGATTCTAGATCTGGAGTTCGCTCTCGCTCCTATGGCAAGACAGTGAGCTCTTAGTCACAGTCCTCTCAATCTGGTTCTGGTCTTCCAGCGCCTTCTTCACGTTCTGCTTGCCAAATCTATGGCAACGAAGGTCACTTTGCTTCTTTGTGTTCCCAGCATTACAATCATGCCTTTCTTGGTAATGCTTGCTTTTATTCTTCTGGTATCTCTACTCCTTGCACTACATGGCTATTAGACTCTGGTTCTAATAACCATTTGACTGCAGATATGAGCAATCTTGCTCTAAGTGAACCTTTTTCTGGCCCTGAACAGATCATAGTAGGAAATGGTCAAGGTCTGTCAATAACTAGCACTGGTTCTACTGCTGTAATTGCACCTTCTTGTTGCTTTAATCTTTCTAATATTTTGTGTGGCCTGCTATTCACAAGAATTTGATTTCCATTCAACGCTTCTGTCATGATAATCATACCTTCTTTGAATTTCACTCTAATTGTTTTTTGATTAAGGATCAGGAGACCGGCCGGACATTATATCAAGGCCAGAGTAATAATGGTCTATATGAGATCCATCTACCTCTGCATGGTGGTTCCTTTTCAAACTCTGCAGTTAGTGCAACCATGGATCATTGGCATTCCAGACTTGGACATCCATCCCTTAAGACTGTTCGCCATATTGGTCATTCCTTTGGCTTACCTGTATCTAGTAATAATTCATCTTTCTGTGAGGCATGTAATTGTTCTAAGAGTCATAGACTTTCTCTTACTACTTCACCATCTATTAGTACTTCACCTTTGGATTTACTGCACTGTGATGTTTGGGGGCCAGCCCCAGTTGTTTCCCATGACAAGTATCGTTTCTATGTTttgtttgttgatgactatAGCAAGTACTCATGGTTGTTTCCAATTGCTAAAAAGTCTGATGTGTTACCTATATTCACTAGGTTCAAACTAATggttgaaaatttcttttctaCCAAGATTAAATGCTTACAAACAGAAGGTGGAGGTGAATTTTTGGGGCTAGATTCCTTTTTGGGCTCTCATGGTATTTTCAGGAGGGTTTCTTGCCCTCACACACAGGCCTAAAATGGCGCCACTGAGCGCAAACATCGCCATATTGTAGAAGCTAGCCTTGCACTTCTATTTCATGCCAGCCTCCCAACTGCGTTTTGGTCTTATGCGTTCTCCATAGCAGTTTATCTGATCAACAGACTACCATCTTTGTTAATTCAACATGATAATCCATTTCATTATCTTTTTGGGTCCTCACCTTACTATTCTTTCCTAAAGACCTTtggttgtttgtgcttcccatACTTGCGTCCTTTCAATACCCACAAGCTTGAGCCACGCTCCAAACCTTGTGTGTTTTTGAGATATTCTTTGACCCACAAAGGGTACAAGTACCTTGATGCTACTACCAACCGGTTATATACAAGCCAGCATGTCACTTTTGTTGAGGATGTGTTCCCCTTTAAAGAAAAGTTTACCTGGGGAGGTTCACTACAGTTTGTGGTTGATGATTGGTGCTCTTTGTTCCCTTCTAGATCAGTTGTTGGCCCATCACCACCTATGCAACCACCACGGCTTGTTATAGGCCCATTTGGCCCGCCACAGTTGTTTACCATCTCATCTGACTCAACACTATGTGTTGATAGCCCATCTGGCCTAGCGCCATGTGCTACTGGTTCTTCACCTTTGCAATGTCTTGCTGGCCCATCTGAGGTCGGTAATTCTATGGATACATATTCAGAAACTGAAGCCCGATTGGATGTCACACATGTGCCATTCGTTGTCCAAGATGGGCTTCCAGCAGTGCAGCCTGGCTCTACGCATGTCTCTGTACATCCTATGACCACTCGATCTCGTACTGGAACTTTAAGGGCGCCAACGCGCCTTAACCTTACTGCTGCGCTGCCATCCAACTTTGCCACCATGGAACCCACGTGTTACTCACAGGCCTTAAAAGATCCAAACTGGCGAAGTGCTATGAATGAGGAGTTTGATGCGCTCCTCAGTACTGGTACATGGTCTCTTATGCCACCCACGCCTAAGCAAAATGTGGTaggctgcaaatgggtttttCGTATTAAACGGCGCTCTGATGGCACAATCGAGCGCTACAAGGCCCGTCTTGTGGCCAAAGGATTTCACCAACGCCTAGGAATTGACTACACGGAAGCATTTAGTCCCGTGGTCAAACCGGCGATAATACGCTTGGTCCTATCTCTTACTATTTCTCGGCAATGGCCTGTGCGGCAATTGGATATTAACAATGCTTTCCTCAATGGACTGTTGACTAAGGATGTGTTCATGATTCAGCCACCGGGCTTTGTGGATCCAGCCCATCCGCAGCATGTATGTCACCTATACAAGTCactctatggcctcaaacaggcaCCGCGAGCATGGTACACTAGGCTTTGCGAATTTTTGGTTGGTTATGGCTTTGCCTCCTCTAAAACGGACACGTCATTATTTGTCTATAGACATGGTGGTGTGATCCTGTATTGCttggtctatgttgatgacctACTCATCACTGGAAGCTCCAATAAGGCAATCACAAGTCTTATCACCACTTTATCAGCTACCTTTGCTCTAAAGGACCTGGGCAATCTCAACTATTTTTTGGGCATAGAGGTTTCTCGTTCGGCTGCTGGAATATTTCTATCTCAACGCAAGTACGTTTTGGATCTACTTCATAGCACAAACATGCTTGATGCAAAGCCAATTTCCACTCCAATGGCCACCAATCACGGCCTTATTGTTCACTCGGGTACTCCCCTTATTGATGGGACTGAGTATAGACGTGTTATTGGGGCTTTTTAGTACTTACTCATGACCAGACTGGGCATCAGCTTCGTTATTAACAAGCTGGCCCAGTACATGCATCAGCCCACGGATGTGCACTGGTCAGCAGCTAAGCGTGTCTTACGCTATCTCAAGCTCACCTTGGCCGATGGGATCTTGCTTCGCCCATCCACTTCAGTTGGTTTACAAGCTTATGCggatgcggattgggctggttgcccggatgataggaagtccactACTGGTTATGCAGTTTTTCTTGGCCACAACCTCATCTCTTGGAGCTCGAAGAAGCAAAAAACGGTCTCTCGATCTTTTACTGAGGTTGAGTATCGGGCTGTGGCAATTGCTGTCACTGAGTTGGTCTGGCTACGGTCTCTACTTCAGGAGTTGGGTGTCTTTGTTCCTCACCAGCCTGTTATctggtgtgacaacattggtGCGACATACTTATCGGCCAATCCGGTGTTTCACGCATGTATGAAGCACATTGAGATAGACTTCCATTTTGTTCGTGATATGGTTGCCTCTCAACAACTTGCTGTCCGCTATGTCTCGACTATTGATCAACTAGCCGATTTGCTCACCAAGAGTTTGTCTCGCCCACGGTTCGCTTGGTTAAAGGGCAAGCTTACAGTAGGCTCACCTCCCGTACAGCTTGAGGGGGGGTAATGAGGAGTAGCCACGTGTACCTATGTATATTCTACTAGGTTCTAGAATAAGTTATGAGAAATGTAATTGTCTATATATTACTAAGAGATGAATAAAGAAGATACACTTTTATTTCTAACAACTTCATTATTAATGGCGATTTTTGGGTTCTTCATCCATGCGCAATTTTTTGTGTTAAGTACTTGAttgatacgccaaaagctctagAGCCGATGGAACGTGTTAAATCAAGGTCCTCAACGACTCTCACTCTGGCGGTAGGTAGATCTAGGTAGCCCTCTTTGTGTCTCGAACCCGTGACGTAATGcctgactctgataccaaattttAGGTATTTGATCGATACGCTAAAAACTCCAGAAGTGATGAAACGTGTTAAATCAAACATTTTAATCTGTCACATACTAAGCTAACCCAATCTGACGCCTATACACTAGAGTAAgccccattagacacataacatTTTGCCTCTTTCAGTTAGTACAGAAGAGCAGTGTTGAGAacccaaaaatggttttcaatTTAGAGTTTATTACTAAGTTTCAGAGAGGATCAGAGAAGCGATCCACGCATGCTTATCTATAAGCAAACTTGGGAGTTCTACAGTAGATTACATCAATATACTCTAGAATTACCAGGTGAATAGAATGCCACTTGGCATATCAGAACAATTAGTAAGTAGATCGGACGGCTTATATCATCCAACAGTAGATTCCTTGACCCCTACAGTAGATTACATCATATtattctagaattttttttggtaacgcATATTATTCTAGAATTACCAGGTGAATAGAATGCCACTTGGCATATCAGAACAATTAGTAAGTAGATCGGACGGATTATATCATCCAACAGTAGCATCCTAAACGAGCGAGTTTCTACGGTTAAATGCGAATGGATCGAGTTGAATTAATTGATATTGCAGGCCAGACTCGAGAGAGGGCTTACGCCTGAAAAGGTTTCAAACTTGGCTAAAGCTATCTTTTTTCGGTTGGATTCTGATCGTTTTCAATCCATTACTAAGGTTTGCCCTAACTTTCTCTCGATCTTCTTTTCTTATTATTGTATCTTCGTCGTGTCTGGGGTTTTTGAATTTCAAGTATTCGATCCGTTTTCGACAGGAAAAATACAAACCTTCCCGTTTTTTGATTACATGACGACGGTATGGTTCTGTTAATGATAATTTCTCCTTTTATCTCCAAATATATGATTTATCCGCATTTCCATGTGGGGTTTTCCAAAGCCtcttcctttttcccttttggatTTTTCGAATACGACATGAAGGCGTACTGGGTTTGTGGTCGAATCGTATGAATATCAGAACTCGCCTCTTTTATTCTTGTTAAATTCTCTTCAATAACTAGAATTatgttcctttttctttcttttttttgttgctcCGAAGCCAGAAATATCTTCTGATGTTTCTGATCCTAAATGAATAATCTCAATTTAGGTGTTGTTTTCATGTTTGAACTTggccccccccccttctctcttcatatttccagttttttttttttgaggggatgctttgttattttgtttttgttgattGTTCGTCTGTATGATTTGCAGGTTTATTTTGTATTTGGAGATGGCAAGTGGATTTGGGGAATCAACTAGCAAGCCGCCCCAAAGCCCTTCTTGCTCAGGCAGTGGTAGCAACGATGCTGGTAACTTTGAGTGCAATATCTGCTTCGAATTGGCGCAGGAACCAATTGTGACTTTGTGTGGTCACCTTTTCTGTTGGCCTTGCCTTTACAAGTGGCTCCACATTCACTCGCATTCTCAGGAGTGCCCAGTTTGTAAGGCTCTTATACAGGAAGAGAAATTGGTTCCTCTTTATGGCAGGGGAAAGACACCCAGTGATCCaagatcaaaatcaattccTGGAGTTAATATTCCCAATCGTCCAGCTGGGCAGAGGCCGGAAACTGCTCCCCCACCAGACGCTAACCATTTCCCACAGCATGGGCATGGGCATGGGATGGGCTTCATGGGGTTCCCTCCAATGGCAACTGCGAGGTTTGGGAACTTCACACTCTCTGCGGCATTTGGTGGTCTGATTCCATCCCTGTTTAATCTCCAGGTGCATGGGATCCCTGATGCAACTGTTTATGGAGCTGCTGCCGGTTTTCCCTATGGATTTTCTAATTCATTTCATGGGGCTCATCCCCATGGGTTCACTCAACCCACAAGTCAAGGTCAACAGGCTGATTCCTATTTGAAGACGCTGCTTTCTCTGGTTGGTTTCTTGGTGATCCTTGCTCTACTTTGGTCGTAGTTGAATGTCCCTACCAGCATTTGTATTGCTGAGGGATATCCATGATAATTATAATCACATGTTTGTAAATTCATGAGTTTAATTGAGGTTTATGGTTGAGGAAATTGTCCGTATGATACTTTTTTGCTTCTCTTGTGGCTTGTGTTATTTCAGCCATTAGCATTTGTAATGTGACTTAAAATGTCTCTTAACTGGATTGAAGACCTCTAttaccatttaaaaaaaaaagaaaaagaaaaagaaaaggattgcAGACTTAtatcctccctctctctctcgctcattTAAAAGCTTGTGAATGTTAAAGCATGATGCATCATCAAAGTGCAGATTAATGTGTTAACTCAAGTTTGTCACTTTTTCCCCTTCAAATCTTATTCGTGCATTTTTTGTATGCATTAAAAATTAGCATACTTATGTTTTGTAGCTCTTTACAGTTTTAACATAATAATTTCTGTATGCTCCGTAATGAaaattattctttattttatcaatTTTGCCTCCGCCCTTACATTTAACTAGCTTGTAGTGGTGAATGTCCATAGTTATGAATTTTAAGTATCATAGTACAACTTAGCAAGATAGTCAATGGCATTGTAAGAAGGATTAACAGGATTTTCATGCCGCAGTTATGATCTTGAAATAATACTGTGAGCTTTGACTGTTAACCTGTTTTGTGTATGTCTTGAATCAAGTAGTTAATGTTGGTTGTCATTAGCTGATTAATATTAGGGTATTGGATTCAGGTTGTCTGATTTCTCAGTTGGGAGCTTCCGCTATTTAGTAGAAGTAGCACACTCAATTTCTGTAGTTATGGGCATAGtacaaaatctcgcgaaatctcggtcAAGATcccgaatatttcgagtatctagACCTGACCAAAACGAAACAGCagctcaaataaaaaaaatgaaaaaaactcggtcaaaatttcgaccatCTCGCAATATCTcgagacaaaatcaaaatttcgcaagatatcgagattcctttttcaaaagtagctttataaataccaaaactcgttagtctttcgaccgagacttaacaagctctggctttttgggttttttttctccttgttcttcatcTTTTCCCTTCTCCTTGCTGATTCTTGCACCTGCCTTTGAATTTTcgccgcatctacgccggagAACACAACATTAGCATATTTGTGAAGcttttcca
This window harbors:
- the LOC122661242 gene encoding E3 ubiquitin-protein ligase RNF185-like, producing MASGFGESTSKPPQSPSCSGSGSNDAGNFECNICFELAQEPIVTLCGHLFCWPCLYKWLHIHSHSQECPVCKALIQEEKLVPLYGRGKTPSDPRSKSIPGVNIPNRPAGQRPETAPPPDANHFPQHGHGHGMGFMGFPPMATARFGNFTLSAAFGGLIPSLFNLQVHGIPDATVYGAAAGFPYGFSNSFHGAHPHGFTQPTSQGQQADSYLKTLLSLVGFLVILALLWS